The sequence AAGTTATGTGGAACAAGGTATCAAAAGAACGCCTACCATTCATGAAGGATATGTCGCAAGACAGATGGAACAGAATGGTCGAAAAAGTGATCGAGTAGAACAAAATCGAACAATAAAAAAAGAGAATTATGAAACAGAATATACTAGAAGTGAAGACAGTAAAAAGACAGGGATTCAACAAAGTATCGAGCAGCTATCAGATACTGAAAAGAAAAAATTATTGACCCTTTCTGGTGCGTTAAACTTGCCGTCTATTACGTCTGAAAGTATCAAAGAAAGTAGACGATTATTGTCGAATTGGGAACGATCTACGACGATTAATCGTGATCTAGGGATAACGGTTAAAGATAGTAGTCAGTATAAAAGAATCTTTACTCTACATTTAGAAGAAGCTGCGGATATTATAGACAAAAGAAATGATCGAATCATTGAAACGTATTATCCAAAAGTCGCTGAAAAAAATCCTTCGAGCTACTATAAACGTGTTTTATCAGAAGCGACGATTAAAGAAGATCGCGTATTAACTACTGAAGAAGTTCATACGGTACTGAGTGAAGCTAAAGAGAACCAATTGAATGATCGGTTGCAGCAAATATACCGCGATCCTTATTCTGAAGATATAAAAGTTTTCCAGAAAGTATTTCTAAAAGCGCGTAAAGATAAAGCAGCTTTTCTTGAAACATATGGTATAGATCTTGAAGATCCTGAAGCGTTAACGGGTGTTTCTGAAGATGTTAAATTGGATCTGAAAAAGATCGATATGAAAGAACAACTGGCTTTCGAATCGATTAAAATAACAGAACAATATTTTGAAGAAACCATACGGTCTAGATATCCTACAGTTGATTTAAAGCAACTGACGCTTCATGAAAAAGAGCGCCTTTCAAGTCTAATTGATTACTATGGTGATCGATTCTCAGAAGTTCAACTTATTCGTGCTGGGCAAAAAGAATTGATTCAAAAATACAGTCATTATGAGAGAATGTTGGGATTAGAGTATCTTGATAAATTTAAAAAACACTCTTTTACAGAAGAGGAATTAGCGACGATAGAAAAGGATCCATTTAAAAAAGAATTGTTCCATACGGTTACAGATACCAGCAAACAAAAACTGTTTCTTTCTGAATTAGAAGATTCAGGAGTCTACCAAGAGAGAAAAGCTAACACAAAGAATGGACAAGATCATCAAGAGACACCCCTAAATCCATTATTTTCATTTTTATCGAATACTCGTTTGTACGAGAACCTCATTCAAGCCAGTGAAGACAATGCGAGAAGGCGTTCAGAAGAGATTTCCAGTCAAAGGCCAAAATCAGTAAAAAACACTCTAAATAGAAAAAACAAACACGATAGAGGCTATTCAAGCCATTTATAAATAAAATAAGACTAATCACTTTATTGGAATGGAAAAGCCATTAAAAGTATCTTAATCAGCTTTATAGAGCGTACGTTGATTAATTAAGATAAAAATATAGGTTGTATGTATAAGAACGTGAATGATATAATCTAATTAGAATTACCGCAAACCCATTAGGCGGTATACAAGACGTGGGCAGGCTCAGAGCATATCGCAAACCCATTATGCGATCTATAAAACGTGGGCGGGAATGTTTTTTCAATTAAAAGAAGCTGTCTGAGAACCCCTCATATAGCTTCTTTTTTGTAAAAATCTCCTTGGTATATCAACCATTTAGCATGAAACCATGGTATAATAGAGAAGTAGAAAGTTGAGACGGTGGCTATCTTGGAAGGTGGTGGTGCTTATGAAAATAGGTACTGAAATCTTAGAAAGGAGAAGCCTTTTTGTCCGTAGCTGAAGCCTTACAGCTCATGATGGGTTTTGGAAGTCTGTTGATTTCCTTAATTAGTCTTGTAGTTGTGCTGATAAAGCTAAACAACGACAAAAAAAATAACCGTCTTTAACTTTGGCGAGTTAACGGTTATTTTTTAATAATCAAACTTTGCTACCGTCTTAACGGTTCTACACGAGAGGGCATGTTAGCGCATGTCCTCTTTTTCTATCTAAATTATACCATATGTTTACATGTAGTCAAATAGTATAATACACCATGTGTTGTTTGGTAGAAATTCATTGATAAAAGTTGCGTACTGTATACTAAAAAATGAAGTAGCAGTATCTACTAAAAAATTAGCTAGTATGATTAGGAAAGGAGAACAGAATCTAGTAAGATCATTACAAGTAGCAGTTCGAGAAAAAGCTTAGTAACAGAATATAAAATCGATTATCTCAAGATAAGTTCTTAGTGGTTAAACGTTGTACTCGTT comes from Marinilactibacillus sp. Marseille-P9653 and encodes:
- the mobQ gene encoding MobQ family relaxase, which produces MAQYSFNCRIISRAKGQSAIASASYRSGEKLYSERYGITSFYKRDVPPETFILKPDHAPSWTLDRKKLWNGVEEQETFLKAQLARSFTIALPREMTDEQQRVLIEEFVQDQFVNRGMVADVAIHRDDENNPHAHVLTTVRPFDENGNWGDKTKKEYLLDEEGKKQKTKAGNVRSRKVDLTGWGNKEVFKEWREEWANIQNKHLEKLGYSDRVTDKSYVEQGIKRTPTIHEGYVARQMEQNGRKSDRVEQNRTIKKENYETEYTRSEDSKKTGIQQSIEQLSDTEKKKLLTLSGALNLPSITSESIKESRRLLSNWERSTTINRDLGITVKDSSQYKRIFTLHLEEAADIIDKRNDRIIETYYPKVAEKNPSSYYKRVLSEATIKEDRVLTTEEVHTVLSEAKENQLNDRLQQIYRDPYSEDIKVFQKVFLKARKDKAAFLETYGIDLEDPEALTGVSEDVKLDLKKIDMKEQLAFESIKITEQYFEETIRSRYPTVDLKQLTLHEKERLSSLIDYYGDRFSEVQLIRAGQKELIQKYSHYERMLGLEYLDKFKKHSFTEEELATIEKDPFKKELFHTVTDTSKQKLFLSELEDSGVYQERKANTKNGQDHQETPLNPLFSFLSNTRLYENLIQASEDNARRRSEEISSQRPKSVKNTLNRKNKHDRGYSSHL
- a CDS encoding putative holin-like toxin, producing MGFGSLLISLISLVVVLIKLNNDKKNNRL